In a single window of the Pseudodesulfovibrio profundus genome:
- a CDS encoding tyrosine-type recombinase/integrase — MSNRTADLDLTGATEAFCARLSAEGRSPATIAAYRRDLALVARVAGALAPGIVCRAVTAGLIDQVLSAGAVTESERGPRSAASLHRMKAAVRAFFAWAAETGVVGDNPARSIRMHRLPRKLPVFLTTAEKKRLLKELKGRTDFSTLRDRAMIEVLLGTGIRLGELAALDMDDIDLDAKHLRVRAKGNVPQVKFIKTDLRTLLRRYLAERRRHGRPEMEALFLSNRDGRLCQRQIANRLAHWLRKAGIEKELTPHGLRHTFTTHLYGATNDLLVVQRALGHRDVSTTQIYTHLVDGQLEEALERL, encoded by the coding sequence ATGAGCAACCGAACGGCTGACCTCGATCTGACGGGCGCAACGGAGGCGTTCTGTGCCCGCCTGTCGGCGGAAGGCCGCTCCCCTGCGACCATAGCCGCATACCGCCGGGACCTCGCCCTGGTGGCCCGCGTGGCCGGGGCGTTGGCCCCGGGCATCGTCTGCCGGGCGGTCACGGCTGGGCTCATTGACCAGGTGCTTTCCGCCGGGGCGGTCACTGAGAGTGAGCGAGGCCCACGCTCGGCGGCCTCGCTCCATCGGATGAAGGCGGCGGTGCGGGCCTTTTTCGCCTGGGCCGCCGAGACGGGCGTGGTCGGTGACAACCCGGCCCGGTCCATCCGCATGCATCGGCTGCCGAGAAAGCTGCCGGTCTTCCTGACTACCGCCGAAAAGAAACGTCTGCTCAAGGAGCTCAAGGGGCGGACCGATTTCTCCACTCTGCGCGACCGCGCCATGATCGAGGTGCTGCTGGGCACCGGGATCAGGCTTGGAGAGCTGGCCGCGCTCGACATGGATGACATCGACCTCGACGCCAAACATCTGCGGGTGCGGGCCAAGGGGAATGTGCCGCAGGTCAAGTTCATCAAGACCGACCTCCGCACATTGCTTCGCCGTTACCTGGCGGAGCGCCGTCGACACGGCCGCCCGGAAATGGAAGCCCTGTTCCTGTCGAACCGGGACGGCAGACTCTGCCAGCGGCAGATTGCAAACCGGCTCGCCCACTGGCTGCGGAAGGCCGGGATCGAAAAGGAATTGACGCCGCACGGGCTGCGGCACACCTTCACCACCCACCTCTACGGCGCGACCAACGACCTGCTCGTGGTGCAGCGGGCCTTGGGGCATCGCGACGTGTCCACCACCCAGATCTATACCCACCTCGTGGACGGCCAGCTCGAGGAAGCCCTCGAACGCCTCTGA
- a CDS encoding terminase large subunit domain-containing protein, translating into MAVTDKERKLAATLSDPVLWGQAYLYNRDGSGRDYWPHQVEDLRCPAKNIIHLDGRDVGKSIVLSTDALHYAFTTRGGQGLIAAPHQGHLDTIIEEIEFQLDSNPDLMNSIALTKYGKPKIHRKPYFRLEFTNGSVLYFRPAGAYGDAFRSLHVGRVWVDEGAWLTERAWKALRQCLKAGGTLRIYSTPNGLRDTTYYRLTSSEQFHVFRWPSWLNPLWTEDREAELLEFYGGRDSSGWQHEVAGEHGKPSYGAFNVEQFNLCRQDLLEYQKIVITDSELRDCDTEEAAHDRLEMLLNLTPRSGQFWVGGDLGYTNDPTEIVVFQETEIGERTLLKMILRVHLEHVSYPHIAQIIALLERYYTPAGIGVDNGGNGLAVVQELLTLDKYKGLELEGRLKGYDFGGMTRLAVRDGKEIKKRTKELMTSLINGALQRKQVIFPSDDLEVEDQFTTHTYTLRDGKIIYSKGNDHIIDAVRCAMLIREEGNLDPVGEEVVSLKPVLTNPVFI; encoded by the coding sequence ATGGCGGTAACCGACAAGGAGCGCAAACTTGCGGCGACCCTGAGCGATCCCGTGTTGTGGGGGCAAGCCTACCTCTACAACCGGGATGGCTCAGGCCGCGACTACTGGCCGCATCAGGTGGAGGACCTGCGCTGCCCGGCCAAGAACATCATCCACCTCGACGGACGGGACGTGGGTAAGTCCATCGTGCTCTCGACCGACGCGCTCCATTACGCTTTCACCACCCGGGGCGGTCAGGGCCTCATCGCGGCTCCGCACCAGGGGCACCTCGACACCATCATCGAGGAGATCGAGTTCCAGCTCGACAGCAACCCGGATCTGATGAACAGCATCGCTCTGACCAAGTACGGCAAGCCAAAGATCCACCGCAAACCCTATTTCCGGCTGGAGTTCACCAACGGTTCGGTGCTCTATTTCCGCCCGGCCGGGGCCTATGGTGACGCCTTTCGGTCCCTGCATGTTGGCCGTGTCTGGGTCGATGAAGGAGCCTGGCTGACCGAACGGGCCTGGAAGGCGCTGCGCCAGTGCCTCAAGGCCGGGGGGACGCTACGCATCTACTCCACGCCCAACGGCCTGCGCGACACCACCTATTACCGGCTCACCTCGTCGGAGCAGTTCCATGTGTTCCGCTGGCCGTCTTGGCTCAATCCCCTGTGGACCGAAGATCGCGAGGCCGAACTGCTGGAGTTCTACGGCGGCCGCGACAGTTCCGGCTGGCAGCACGAGGTGGCCGGTGAACACGGCAAGCCCTCCTATGGGGCCTTCAATGTCGAACAGTTCAACCTCTGTAGGCAGGATCTGCTGGAGTATCAGAAGATCGTCATCACCGATTCCGAGCTGCGCGATTGCGACACTGAGGAAGCGGCCCACGACCGGCTGGAGATGCTGCTCAACCTCACGCCCCGCAGCGGGCAGTTCTGGGTTGGCGGCGACCTGGGCTACACCAACGACCCCACCGAGATCGTCGTATTCCAGGAGACGGAGATCGGCGAGCGGACGCTGCTGAAGATGATCCTGCGCGTGCATCTTGAACACGTTTCCTATCCGCACATCGCCCAGATCATCGCGCTGCTGGAGCGTTACTACACCCCGGCGGGCATCGGCGTGGACAACGGCGGAAACGGTCTGGCCGTGGTTCAGGAGCTGCTCACCCTGGACAAGTACAAAGGGCTGGAGCTGGAAGGCAGGCTCAAGGGATACGACTTCGGCGGCATGACCCGGCTGGCGGTGCGGGACGGCAAGGAAATCAAGAAGCGAACCAAGGAGCTGATGACCAGCCTCATCAACGGAGCCCTACAGCGTAAGCAGGTCATTTTCCCCTCGGACGACCTGGAGGTGGAAGACCAGTTCACCACCCACACCTACACCCTGCGGGACGGCAAGATCATCTATTCCAAGGGCAACGACCACATCATCGACGCGGTGCGCTGCGCCATGCTGATCCGGGAAGAAGGTAATCTCGACCCGGTCGGCGAAGAGGTGGTTTCGCTCAAACCCGTGCTCACCAATCCGGTCTTCATCTGA
- a CDS encoding phage portal protein family protein encodes MESTAHQDEQPESLDTTGFVIAPLAAAAALDSAAFAKVNAAEAIPATWEERARKAWEYYVEEPLVKNCVNSWRTFAVGDEIKITSDDENLKEQALEAAWRLNVTQFIKDMVLQLLVKGDAIGFKRFTKSGQDIEELVCVNPVSVKVKYAQGELIEARQFPEDTPGGGESIPLPVEQVVHLKWDAPAFSPRGNSLVLPAFQAIELLRDYRRAEQAIAKRWATPFRLLKVGGAFGQKMVMPDQRMLEQVRDMVNKMDMKSGLVVPFYVNVETHGTDGQVLNVEDKVKEVKEDIVVALGLSRSLVTGDGPNFATASVSMQKMMVMIREIKQAARKLLDWVFDDWMELNGHGDKSIQFIFNDLDPSDAVDFKKLLIELYDRKLISRSSLQLKMDLDPDIEAANRETERKQIDLMDEKQVKPVVDMVVSGILSVPRARKMLGIPAEDDEPTAEAALVWSGDLESTGDAAVCDECSHFIADTNHCRVHNSERTFDAPACRFIDRREPR; translated from the coding sequence GTGGAAAGCACCGCCCATCAGGACGAACAACCAGAAAGCCTGGACACCACCGGCTTTGTCATCGCGCCGCTGGCCGCAGCGGCAGCGCTCGACTCGGCCGCCTTCGCCAAGGTGAACGCCGCCGAAGCGATTCCTGCCACCTGGGAAGAACGCGCCCGTAAGGCCTGGGAATACTACGTCGAGGAGCCGCTGGTGAAGAACTGCGTCAACTCCTGGCGCACCTTCGCCGTGGGCGACGAGATCAAGATCACCAGCGATGACGAGAACCTCAAGGAGCAGGCTCTGGAGGCCGCCTGGCGGTTGAACGTCACGCAATTCATCAAGGACATGGTTCTTCAGCTCCTGGTGAAAGGTGACGCCATCGGCTTCAAGCGCTTCACCAAGTCCGGCCAGGACATCGAGGAACTGGTCTGCGTCAACCCGGTCTCGGTCAAGGTCAAATACGCCCAGGGCGAGCTGATCGAGGCCCGGCAATTTCCCGAGGACACCCCCGGCGGCGGGGAATCTATCCCGCTGCCCGTCGAACAGGTGGTCCACCTCAAATGGGATGCTCCAGCCTTCTCGCCCCGGGGCAACTCCCTCGTGCTTCCCGCCTTTCAAGCCATCGAACTGTTGCGCGACTACCGCCGAGCCGAACAGGCCATCGCCAAGCGCTGGGCCACGCCGTTCCGCCTGCTCAAGGTGGGCGGCGCGTTCGGCCAGAAGATGGTGATGCCGGACCAGCGGATGCTCGAACAGGTCCGCGACATGGTCAACAAGATGGACATGAAAAGCGGCCTGGTGGTCCCGTTCTACGTCAATGTCGAAACCCACGGCACCGATGGTCAGGTCCTCAACGTCGAGGACAAGGTCAAGGAGGTGAAGGAAGACATCGTGGTGGCCCTGGGTCTGTCACGCTCGCTGGTGACCGGCGACGGCCCGAATTTCGCCACCGCCTCGGTGAGCATGCAGAAGATGATGGTCATGATCCGCGAGATCAAACAGGCCGCACGCAAGCTCCTCGACTGGGTGTTCGACGACTGGATGGAGCTGAACGGCCACGGCGACAAGAGCATCCAGTTTATCTTCAACGACCTCGACCCCAGCGACGCGGTCGATTTCAAGAAGCTTCTCATCGAACTCTACGACCGCAAACTCATCAGCCGCTCCAGCCTTCAGCTCAAGATGGACCTGGACCCGGACATCGAGGCTGCCAACCGCGAGACCGAACGCAAGCAGATCGACCTGATGGACGAGAAACAGGTGAAGCCGGTGGTGGATATGGTCGTCTCCGGCATCCTCAGCGTGCCTCGCGCCCGGAAGATGCTCGGAATTCCGGCCGAAGACGATGAACCCACGGCGGAGGCGGCATTGGTCTGGTCGGGCGACCTGGAGTCCACCGGCGATGCGGCCGTGTGCGACGAGTGCAGCCACTTCATTGCTGACACCAACCACTGCCGGGTCCACAACAGCGAGCGCACCTTCGACGCCCCGGCCTGTCGCTTCATCGACCGCCGGGAGCCCCGCTGA
- a CDS encoding minor capsid protein, whose translation MPSDLKQRIQAATLKSLTARNRYNDQVTAQLTQALKQAEDEVARAILQYRSLGSLPDNKLAALKGLEKLQLELDDTMKRLKREQTLVFRKTTKDSFKLGIQQGIGELADAALPFYADLKPEGIDKLATKVFTIVDTNALDFMAQYNLTLAGDVHRELAGGIKRTILNGIATGKGADDIVRDMGKVIVDKDSFRQAGSRVFSKAQYRMEMIARTEVLRAHNMGRLKFHERVGIQKLEWLAMEDERMCPVCGGLDGKTFPIDKFPQQPAHPHCRCTNIVAWPMTVCGSEMVAKAATQASQGDACILPPHVLEGMADAQAKENAKLKSAFENGDIADLGSLTVKQLQTLAKQNGVAIARTKADFIKLLDLAEPGIDHGDLAGAALSAKLKEHKIGLLRTKEELVDLLGLKQTELKQAKLLAAQMAKIPPAEGLEGMTAQQLNEMAKENGISLNMTKQETIELLDKLEPGVDHNGLMGKELAAAKQKHGIGILKNKQQLVEALQKKAGTDMAESVKKKAVDEAKQKLILKQKTALEDAAKAVVVPDTPTGYKDFLDAIAKAEQAVSGGTDLPQDLLAAHSKEIALKKQLFQDQVGKLKSTELKTLAKETKVQYWQWANKDELTTLFTETDPAKIKAVQASIDTKHAAWAEKHGGKKKTASAKPATTKKEPPKPAPQPSPVKPPEPKIVKKGAEFATDDNAWQQKGLPSKFKKSGKAAVGGAHEKEFWTDENGDKWLFKPIGRKDDEFIAFGEEAAYKIGRLIDPHSIEVRTIQLNGRTGSIQKWRTDLRDDFDFRNILPQDLTTIELEQIQREHVVDWLIANHDGHSKQFIRARDGRVYGIDKGQAFKFLGQDKLSLDYHPNGVCGEEEPFYNKVFRAAKEGKVRVDPNATFRYIQEVEKIADEDYLDLLRPYAEGRFSKDPAGLRHFYDLALERKHNLRRDFEGYYADVLGDRGFRFDKLSAATGKKKLLSSAEETLVEEARKLGWQGKTLPFDSGDVEDQNALIFTESFKGEKRTVVKMKIRPDTDRRIDEVLRRYVQTAAGEKGQPLVEDSFFPTILDAVKNVNFHVGDGKYNRTKIDKALRLRKKLETLQKSADPKVKEMADHYLKWVKEIEESVDWDRATNGVFDQYLPKLDAQKPKEKPPFKVERGKVTHTKRRIGSGTITVEADDIDNRTLFNHNSRMQDGHQYTVTFEDGTRVRYRPWSDTNLYAQRGELEMILDGDATPGRVEAMLEKLEQLGIDTRVATAENAEQMYLEKLAYIRKTDKSADYKRLQKSLDDRNATTTERVQALRGYWQKELGVQDITQLSGYNPLGEYQAGFLDRDAKGGYRHQFRFDITDEELEKQMKGYSLVHDLTNGESMSGFIDLIMENNGAMVSTVEKMRMGVAPGGMSPVADMQTGGASYFFTRIKKQPASDASPALYFKKQMLRRMDAISYDHDAYGKVIDDYVQRNRGASIDDWKRFSQRHGNETIFKYSVTLLDNIEFIVARSDNERREIIQSFTRRGIKKLPDGRKVEDIVHTPQSWSKRKQ comes from the coding sequence ATGCCATCGGACCTCAAGCAGCGCATCCAGGCGGCCACACTGAAAAGCCTGACGGCCCGCAACCGCTACAACGACCAGGTCACGGCCCAACTCACCCAGGCGCTGAAACAGGCCGAAGACGAGGTCGCCCGCGCCATCCTTCAGTACCGCTCCCTCGGCTCCCTGCCGGACAACAAGCTCGCCGCGCTCAAGGGGCTGGAAAAGCTCCAGCTCGAACTCGACGACACCATGAAGCGGCTCAAGCGGGAGCAGACCCTGGTCTTTCGCAAGACGACCAAGGACTCCTTCAAGCTCGGCATCCAGCAGGGAATCGGAGAGCTCGCCGACGCCGCGCTGCCGTTCTACGCCGACCTCAAGCCCGAAGGCATCGATAAGCTGGCCACCAAGGTGTTCACCATCGTCGACACCAATGCCCTCGACTTCATGGCGCAGTACAACCTCACACTCGCCGGTGACGTTCATCGCGAACTCGCAGGCGGGATCAAGCGCACCATCCTGAACGGCATCGCCACGGGCAAGGGAGCCGACGACATCGTCCGGGACATGGGGAAGGTAATCGTCGACAAGGATTCCTTTCGCCAGGCCGGAAGCCGGGTGTTCAGCAAGGCCCAGTACCGCATGGAGATGATCGCCCGCACCGAGGTCCTCCGCGCCCACAACATGGGCAGGCTCAAGTTCCACGAGCGGGTCGGCATCCAGAAACTGGAATGGCTGGCCATGGAGGACGAGCGCATGTGCCCGGTCTGCGGCGGCCTGGACGGCAAGACTTTTCCCATCGACAAGTTCCCCCAGCAACCCGCGCATCCGCACTGCCGCTGCACAAATATCGTGGCCTGGCCGATGACCGTCTGCGGCAGCGAGATGGTCGCCAAGGCCGCCACCCAGGCATCGCAGGGGGACGCCTGCATTCTCCCGCCCCACGTGCTGGAAGGCATGGCCGACGCCCAGGCCAAGGAGAACGCCAAGCTCAAGAGCGCCTTTGAAAACGGCGACATCGCCGACCTCGGCTCGCTGACGGTCAAACAGCTCCAGACCCTGGCGAAACAGAACGGCGTGGCCATCGCCCGGACCAAGGCCGATTTCATCAAGCTGCTCGATCTGGCCGAACCCGGGATCGATCACGGTGACCTGGCCGGAGCGGCACTCAGCGCCAAGCTCAAGGAACACAAGATCGGCCTGCTGCGGACCAAGGAAGAACTGGTCGATTTGCTCGGGCTGAAGCAGACGGAACTCAAACAGGCCAAGCTGCTCGCCGCCCAGATGGCAAAGATCCCTCCCGCCGAGGGGCTGGAGGGCATGACCGCCCAGCAGCTCAATGAGATGGCGAAGGAGAACGGCATCTCCCTCAATATGACCAAACAGGAGACCATCGAGCTGCTCGACAAGCTGGAGCCCGGCGTGGATCACAACGGCCTGATGGGCAAGGAACTCGCGGCGGCCAAACAGAAGCACGGTATCGGCATTCTCAAGAACAAACAGCAGCTCGTCGAGGCGCTGCAGAAGAAGGCCGGTACTGACATGGCTGAGTCGGTCAAGAAAAAGGCGGTCGACGAGGCCAAGCAGAAGTTGATCCTGAAACAGAAAACGGCCCTCGAAGACGCCGCCAAGGCCGTGGTCGTTCCCGACACGCCGACCGGCTACAAGGATTTCCTCGACGCGATTGCCAAGGCGGAACAGGCGGTTTCCGGCGGCACCGATCTACCCCAGGATCTGCTGGCGGCCCACAGCAAGGAAATCGCCCTCAAGAAACAGCTCTTCCAGGACCAGGTCGGCAAGCTGAAATCGACGGAGCTCAAGACCCTCGCCAAGGAGACCAAGGTTCAATATTGGCAGTGGGCCAACAAAGACGAGCTGACCACGCTCTTCACCGAGACCGATCCCGCGAAAATCAAGGCGGTTCAGGCCAGCATCGACACCAAGCACGCAGCCTGGGCCGAAAAACATGGCGGCAAGAAGAAAACCGCTTCTGCCAAGCCCGCCACGACGAAGAAAGAGCCGCCGAAACCGGCTCCACAACCGAGTCCGGTCAAGCCGCCCGAGCCCAAGATCGTCAAGAAAGGCGCGGAGTTCGCCACCGACGATAACGCATGGCAGCAGAAGGGTTTGCCTTCGAAGTTCAAGAAATCCGGCAAGGCCGCTGTCGGCGGCGCACACGAAAAGGAGTTCTGGACCGACGAAAACGGCGACAAATGGCTGTTCAAGCCCATTGGCCGCAAGGATGATGAGTTCATCGCCTTCGGAGAGGAAGCCGCCTACAAGATTGGCCGCCTGATCGACCCCCATTCCATCGAGGTGCGCACCATCCAATTGAACGGCCGCACCGGCTCCATCCAGAAATGGCGTACCGATCTGCGGGACGACTTCGATTTTCGTAACATCCTGCCACAGGATCTGACCACCATCGAACTGGAGCAGATCCAGCGCGAGCATGTGGTCGACTGGCTGATCGCTAACCACGACGGACATTCCAAGCAGTTCATCCGCGCCCGGGACGGTCGCGTCTACGGCATCGACAAAGGCCAGGCATTCAAGTTTCTGGGGCAGGACAAGCTCTCGCTCGACTATCACCCCAACGGTGTCTGCGGCGAGGAAGAGCCGTTTTACAACAAGGTCTTCCGGGCGGCCAAGGAAGGGAAGGTACGGGTCGATCCGAACGCGACCTTTCGCTACATCCAGGAAGTCGAAAAGATCGCCGACGAGGATTACCTCGATCTGCTGCGGCCCTACGCCGAGGGACGGTTTTCCAAGGACCCGGCCGGGCTGCGGCATTTCTATGATCTGGCCTTGGAGCGGAAACACAATCTCAGGCGGGACTTCGAAGGCTATTACGCCGATGTGCTGGGGGATCGGGGCTTCCGTTTCGACAAGCTGAGCGCCGCCACCGGGAAGAAAAAGTTGCTCTCCTCCGCCGAAGAGACCCTGGTCGAGGAGGCCCGCAAACTCGGCTGGCAGGGCAAGACGCTGCCCTTCGACAGCGGCGACGTGGAGGACCAGAACGCGCTGATCTTCACCGAGAGCTTCAAGGGGGAGAAGCGCACCGTGGTCAAGATGAAGATCCGGCCGGACACCGACCGCCGCATCGACGAGGTGCTGCGCAGGTATGTGCAGACGGCGGCCGGGGAAAAGGGACAACCGCTGGTCGAAGACAGCTTCTTTCCGACGATTCTGGACGCCGTCAAAAACGTCAACTTCCACGTGGGCGACGGCAAGTACAACCGGACCAAGATCGACAAGGCCCTGCGCCTGCGCAAGAAACTGGAGACCCTGCAAAAGAGCGCCGACCCCAAGGTCAAGGAGATGGCGGACCACTATCTGAAATGGGTCAAGGAGATCGAAGAGTCCGTCGACTGGGACCGGGCCACCAACGGCGTATTCGATCAGTACTTGCCCAAGCTCGACGCGCAGAAACCCAAGGAGAAACCGCCGTTCAAGGTGGAACGTGGCAAGGTGACCCATACCAAGCGCAGGATCGGGTCCGGCACCATCACCGTCGAGGCCGACGACATCGACAACCGGACGCTGTTCAATCACAACTCCCGCATGCAGGACGGGCACCAGTACACCGTGACCTTTGAGGACGGCACCCGGGTCCGCTATCGCCCCTGGTCCGACACCAACCTCTATGCCCAGCGCGGCGAGCTGGAAATGATCCTGGACGGCGACGCCACCCCTGGACGGGTCGAGGCGATGCTGGAAAAGCTCGAACAGCTTGGGATCGATACCCGGGTGGCCACGGCGGAAAACGCCGAGCAGATGTATCTCGAAAAGCTCGCCTACATCCGCAAGACCGACAAGAGCGCCGACTACAAACGACTGCAGAAATCCCTCGACGACCGCAATGCCACCACCACCGAGCGGGTCCAGGCTCTGCGCGGCTATTGGCAAAAGGAACTGGGAGTTCAGGACATCACCCAGCTTTCCGGATACAACCCGCTGGGCGAATACCAGGCGGGTTTTCTGGACCGCGACGCCAAGGGCGGATACCGGCACCAGTTCCGGTTCGACATCACCGATGAGGAGCTGGAAAAACAGATGAAGGGCTATTCGCTGGTCCACGATCTGACCAACGGCGAGAGCATGTCCGGCTTCATCGACTTGATCATGGAGAACAACGGAGCCATGGTCAGCACGGTCGAGAAGATGCGCATGGGCGTGGCTCCGGGCGGAATGTCCCCGGTGGCCGACATGCAGACCGGCGGCGCGAGCTATTTCTTCACCCGAATCAAGAAGCAACCGGCCAGCGACGCCTCACCGGCCCTCTACTTCAAGAAACAGATGCTGCGGCGCATGGACGCCATCAGCTATGACCACGACGCCTACGGCAAGGTGATCGACGACTACGTGCAGCGCAACCGGGGGGCCAGCATCGACGACTGGAAGCGATTCTCGCAGCGCCATGGCAACGAGACCATCTTCAAATACTCGGTGACGCTGCTGGACAACATCGAGTTCATCGTGGCCAGAAGCGACAACGAACGTCGGGAGATCATCCAGAGTTTCACCCGGCGCGGCATCAAGAAACTGCCCGACGGGCGCAAGGTGGAGGACATCGTCCATACCCCGCAAAGCTGGAGCAAACGCAAACAATGA
- a CDS encoding PTS sugar transporter subunit IIA encodes MDTILDAIQEGRLFELPENDKWHALQFLAHIIEAFPETTAGTDVVGLVAKREEATNTAIGKGWACPHARLSYEEDLMCVIGWSPKGIDYGAPDGIPVSLVVMYMVPDNQRNHYLREVSILAKTIDAQPGLEKLCQAKNLDDVRHYLLDLVETAKGAVGPDARAKMIRLQTRETLEKFSFRDLSNLICEPVTLVAAAGSALHIALTQNGELAERLDSASDVIEKMAAVGVYQTGDWRLLRRATVNYPGGRVTYDCLAIKIAKDNSRGGK; translated from the coding sequence ATGGACACGATACTGGACGCCATTCAGGAAGGCCGGTTGTTCGAACTGCCGGAGAATGACAAATGGCACGCACTGCAATTTCTGGCGCACATCATCGAAGCCTTCCCCGAGACAACCGCCGGAACCGATGTGGTCGGACTGGTCGCTAAAAGGGAAGAAGCGACAAATACCGCCATCGGCAAGGGCTGGGCCTGCCCCCATGCACGTCTGAGCTATGAAGAAGACCTGATGTGTGTCATCGGCTGGAGTCCCAAGGGAATCGATTACGGCGCTCCGGACGGTATCCCTGTGTCGCTCGTCGTCATGTACATGGTGCCGGACAACCAGCGGAATCATTACCTGCGCGAGGTGTCGATACTTGCCAAAACCATCGACGCGCAGCCAGGGCTCGAGAAACTCTGTCAGGCGAAAAACCTGGACGATGTCCGCCACTATCTGCTCGATCTTGTTGAAACGGCCAAGGGTGCGGTTGGTCCGGATGCCCGGGCCAAGATGATCCGGTTGCAGACCAGGGAAACGCTTGAAAAATTTTCGTTTCGCGACCTCTCAAATCTGATTTGCGAGCCAGTAACGCTGGTGGCGGCCGCCGGTTCGGCTTTGCATATCGCCCTCACCCAAAACGGCGAACTGGCGGAACGGCTAGACTCCGCAAGTGATGTGATCGAAAAGATGGCAGCGGTTGGCGTATACCAAACCGGGGACTGGCGGCTTCTGCGTCGGGCAACGGTGAACTATCCGGGAGGGCGTGTCACCTACGATTGCCTCGCTATCAAAATAGCCAAAGACAACTCGAGAGGGGGCAAATAA